From a single Streptomyces sp. 1331.2 genomic region:
- a CDS encoding septum formation initiator family protein, which translates to MLIVALLAAGLFGLLALNTALNEGSFELSRLQKQTTKATDEQQSLQHEIDQSSAPDALAKRAAELGMVPAGGMAFLDVPNGGKVIGTPGPAQDSPPVKRSTAEPWPTKTVPGAPQPGAGQSPAPQGAPPAPAPPAAPQTTPTAAASAGDSVIQLNPASPAQSNGGAGR; encoded by the coding sequence GTGCTCATCGTGGCGCTGCTCGCGGCGGGGCTGTTCGGGCTGCTGGCACTGAACACGGCGCTCAACGAGGGCTCCTTCGAACTGTCCCGGCTGCAGAAGCAGACCACCAAGGCGACCGACGAGCAGCAGAGCCTCCAGCACGAGATCGACCAGAGCTCGGCGCCGGACGCGCTGGCCAAGCGCGCCGCCGAGCTGGGCATGGTCCCGGCCGGCGGGATGGCCTTCCTGGACGTGCCGAACGGCGGCAAGGTGATCGGCACCCCGGGGCCGGCGCAGGACAGCCCGCCCGTCAAGCGTTCGACGGCCGAGCCCTGGCCGACGAAGACCGTTCCCGGCGCTCCTCAGCCGGGCGCCGGGCAGTCGCCGGCTCCGCAGGGCGCACCGCCGGCACCGGCCCCGCCGGCCGCTCCGCAGACCACGCCGACGGCGGCGGCCTCGGCCGGCGACTCGGTGATCCAGCTCAACCCGGCCTCGCCGGCCCAGTCGAATGGGGGTGCGGGTCGGTGA
- a CDS encoding peptidoglycan D,D-transpeptidase FtsI family protein, whose amino-acid sequence MKGQPARSQSAKAQPARTAAARTPRAPQPRRSEERPAARSQAAVRPLPRTRPALRPKALKLAEPKRRLRVITVAMSLVFSVFAGRLVQLQLVDSDALAADANTNRYLNIPITAERGSITSADGVALAATVDAYDITADPAMFTPEATGIPDAPEQAAALLSPILGLSKEKIAADLHTPKTRYKRLAAQQTPAAKNQISDLKSSLEKQAGSRACQLQKKLLGKPADQGGRTRVDNECANPLAGVFNRETQKRVYPADGLAANLVGFVNGEGAGAGGLELQYQQQLAGKDGHSSYAQAGGRLVPTAGGSMDPAVPGSDVKLTINRDIQWAAQRAITDQVANSGAEKGYVVVQDVKTGQVLAMATAPGFNPNDLSLSKQAQLGNPALVDAYEPGSTAKLMSLAAVLDSGKANWDTKVTVPNRLVRAGQQFKDDVEHGDWYLTLAGVLAKSSNIGTIEAVETLGDGNQLQANKVLDGYMRKFGVAQPTGLNFPGETAGMLKKPEDLVASEKYNISFGQGPLQMNALQATSVYSTIANGGVRVAPSIVQGVTGPDGKYSPTAAGEQTRVVSPETAKTLTSMLESVVDDEQGTGGKAAIPGYRVAGKTGTANRGAADGKGYDGYTASFIGFAPADAPRVTVSCTLQGPVNGHFGGQLCGPVFKQVMEFTLKTLQVPPSGSQAPNLPVEWKP is encoded by the coding sequence GTGAAGGGACAGCCCGCCCGCAGCCAGTCGGCCAAGGCGCAGCCCGCCAGGACCGCCGCCGCCCGTACCCCGCGGGCGCCGCAGCCGCGCCGCTCCGAGGAGCGTCCGGCGGCCCGCAGCCAGGCGGCGGTGCGGCCGCTCCCGAGGACCCGGCCGGCGCTGCGCCCCAAGGCGCTCAAGCTGGCCGAGCCCAAGCGCCGCCTGCGGGTGATCACCGTGGCGATGTCGCTGGTGTTCTCGGTCTTCGCGGGCCGCCTGGTCCAGCTCCAGCTGGTGGACTCCGATGCGCTGGCCGCCGACGCCAACACCAACCGCTACCTGAACATCCCGATCACCGCCGAGCGCGGCTCGATAACGTCCGCGGACGGCGTGGCGCTGGCCGCCACCGTCGACGCGTACGACATCACGGCCGACCCGGCGATGTTCACCCCGGAGGCGACCGGCATCCCGGACGCGCCGGAGCAGGCGGCCGCGCTGCTGTCGCCGATCCTCGGGCTGTCCAAGGAGAAGATCGCCGCCGACCTGCACACCCCCAAGACCCGCTACAAGCGGCTCGCCGCCCAGCAGACCCCGGCCGCCAAGAACCAGATCAGCGACCTCAAGTCGAGCCTGGAGAAGCAGGCCGGCTCGCGGGCCTGCCAGCTGCAGAAGAAGCTGCTGGGCAAGCCCGCCGACCAGGGCGGGCGCACCCGGGTGGACAACGAGTGCGCCAACCCGCTGGCCGGGGTGTTCAACCGGGAGACCCAGAAGCGCGTCTACCCCGCCGACGGGCTGGCCGCCAACCTGGTCGGCTTCGTCAACGGCGAGGGCGCGGGCGCCGGCGGGCTCGAACTGCAGTACCAGCAGCAGCTGGCCGGCAAGGACGGGCACAGCAGCTACGCCCAGGCGGGCGGGCGGCTGGTGCCCACCGCCGGCGGCTCGATGGACCCGGCCGTGCCCGGCAGCGACGTCAAGCTGACCATCAACCGGGACATCCAGTGGGCCGCCCAGCGGGCGATCACCGACCAGGTGGCCAACTCCGGCGCGGAGAAGGGCTACGTCGTGGTCCAGGACGTGAAGACCGGCCAGGTCCTCGCGATGGCCACCGCGCCCGGCTTCAACCCGAACGACCTGAGCCTGTCCAAGCAGGCCCAGCTGGGCAACCCGGCCCTGGTCGACGCGTACGAACCGGGCAGCACCGCCAAGCTGATGAGCCTGGCCGCCGTGCTGGACTCCGGCAAGGCCAACTGGGACACCAAGGTCACCGTGCCGAACCGGCTGGTGCGCGCCGGGCAGCAGTTCAAGGACGACGTCGAGCACGGCGACTGGTACCTGACCCTGGCCGGGGTGCTGGCCAAGTCCTCCAACATCGGCACCATCGAGGCGGTCGAGACCCTCGGCGACGGCAACCAGCTGCAGGCGAACAAGGTGCTGGACGGCTACATGCGCAAGTTCGGCGTCGCCCAGCCGACCGGCCTGAACTTCCCCGGGGAGACCGCGGGGATGCTCAAGAAGCCGGAGGACCTGGTCGCCTCGGAGAAGTACAACATCTCCTTCGGCCAGGGCCCGCTGCAGATGAACGCCCTCCAGGCCACCTCGGTCTACTCCACCATCGCCAACGGCGGGGTGCGGGTGGCGCCGAGCATCGTCCAGGGCGTCACCGGCCCGGACGGCAAGTACAGCCCGACGGCGGCGGGCGAGCAGACCCGGGTGGTCAGCCCGGAGACCGCCAAGACCCTCACGTCGATGCTGGAGTCGGTCGTCGACGACGAGCAGGGCACCGGCGGCAAGGCCGCCATCCCCGGCTACCGGGTCGCCGGGAAGACCGGCACCGCCAACCGGGGGGCCGCCGACGGCAAGGGCTACGACGGCTACACCGCCTCCTTCATCGGCTTCGCCCCCGCCGACGCCCCCCGGGTGACCGTCTCCTGCACCCTCCAGGGGCCGGTCAACGGCCACTTCGGCGGCCAGCTGTGCGGGCCGGTGTTCAAGCAGGTGATGGAGTTCACCCTGAAGACCCTGCAGGTCCCGCCGAGTGGCAGCCAGGCGCCCAACCTGCCCGTCGAGTGGAAGCCGTGA
- a CDS encoding UDP-N-acetylmuramoyl-L-alanyl-D-glutamate--2,6-diaminopimelate ligase → MSDERGGPDDGAARGRFGPGRPSTDSLPAVPKPDQTTVSPPRPTGSAALPLAELARRLGLAPVEGGAVRGVTHDSRAVRPGDVYVAFPGANHHGAAFSAKAAEAGAVAVLTDPAGAELAAGTGLPLLVVDRPRAVMGELAAIVYGRPSERLLMIGLTGTNGKTTTSYLVEGGLRGAGRTPGVIGTVEMRVGEERIKSERTTPEATDLHAILGVMAERGADAVTMEVSSHALVFGRTDGVAYDVALFNNLTPEHLDFHPDMEDYFQAKARLFQPGKSRHGVVNLDDDYGRRLAAEAKIPVTTFSAAGAPEADWRAVDVQLGPVGSTFRVLGPDGAEADAAVPLPGPFNVANALAAITALVAAGLPLERAVAGVAAVPGVPGRLERVDAGQPFVAVVDYAHKPDALRAVLGSLREVTKGRLHVVVGCGGDRDPHKRGPMGDIAARLADTALLTSDNPRSEDPLAILASMLTGAAAVPEAERGDVLVVPDRAEAILLAVARAQAGDTVLVAGKGHELGQYVRDEIRPFDDREVLRESIARTTAARGDRGVEQQ, encoded by the coding sequence ATGAGCGACGAGCGGGGCGGGCCGGACGACGGCGCGGCGAGGGGCCGGTTTGGCCCTGGACGCCCTTCGACGGATAGCCTTCCCGCCGTGCCGAAACCCGATCAAACCACCGTGAGTCCGCCCCGCCCGACCGGGAGCGCCGCTCTGCCGCTCGCCGAGCTGGCCCGCCGGCTGGGCCTGGCGCCCGTCGAGGGCGGTGCCGTGCGCGGCGTCACCCACGACTCCCGGGCGGTCCGCCCGGGCGACGTGTACGTGGCCTTCCCGGGCGCCAACCACCACGGCGCGGCCTTCTCGGCCAAGGCCGCGGAGGCCGGCGCGGTGGCCGTGCTCACCGACCCGGCCGGCGCCGAGCTGGCGGCCGGCACCGGCCTGCCGCTGCTGGTCGTGGACCGGCCGCGGGCCGTCATGGGCGAGCTCGCCGCCATCGTCTACGGCCGCCCCTCGGAGCGGCTGCTGATGATCGGGCTGACCGGCACCAACGGCAAGACCACCACCTCGTACCTGGTCGAGGGCGGCCTGCGCGGCGCCGGGCGCACCCCCGGCGTGATCGGCACCGTCGAGATGCGGGTCGGCGAGGAGCGGATCAAGAGCGAGCGCACCACCCCCGAGGCCACCGACCTGCACGCGATCCTCGGCGTGATGGCCGAGCGCGGCGCCGACGCGGTGACCATGGAGGTCTCCAGCCACGCGCTGGTCTTCGGCCGTACCGACGGCGTCGCGTACGACGTCGCGCTGTTCAACAACCTCACGCCGGAGCACCTCGACTTCCACCCGGACATGGAGGACTACTTCCAGGCGAAGGCCCGGCTCTTCCAGCCCGGCAAGTCCCGCCACGGCGTGGTCAACCTGGACGACGATTACGGCCGCCGGCTCGCCGCCGAGGCCAAGATCCCGGTGACGACCTTCTCCGCCGCCGGCGCCCCGGAGGCCGACTGGCGGGCCGTCGACGTCCAGCTCGGCCCGGTCGGCTCCACCTTCCGGGTGCTCGGCCCGGACGGCGCCGAGGCCGACGCCGCCGTGCCGCTGCCCGGCCCCTTCAACGTCGCCAACGCGCTCGCCGCGATCACCGCGCTGGTCGCCGCCGGGCTGCCGCTGGAGCGCGCCGTGGCCGGCGTGGCCGCCGTCCCCGGCGTGCCGGGCCGGCTGGAGCGGGTGGACGCCGGACAGCCGTTCGTGGCCGTCGTCGACTACGCGCACAAGCCGGACGCCCTGCGGGCCGTCCTCGGCTCGCTGCGCGAGGTCACCAAGGGCCGGCTGCACGTCGTCGTCGGCTGCGGCGGCGACCGCGACCCGCACAAGCGCGGCCCGATGGGCGACATCGCCGCCCGCCTCGCCGACACCGCCCTGCTGACCAGCGACAACCCGCGCAGCGAGGACCCGCTGGCGATCCTCGCCAGCATGCTGACCGGCGCCGCCGCGGTGCCCGAGGCCGAGCGCGGGGACGTCCTGGTCGTCCCCGACCGGGCCGAGGCGATCCTGCTCGCGGTCGCCCGCGCCCAGGCCGGGGACACCGTGCTGGTGGCCGGCAAGGGCCACGAGCTCGGCCAGTACGTACGAGACGAGATCCGCCCCTTCGACGACCGGGAGGTGCTGCGCGAGTCCATCGCGCGGACCACGGCCGCGCGGGGCGACCGAGGAGTAGAGCAGCAGTGA
- a CDS encoding UDP-N-acetylmuramoyl-tripeptide--D-alanyl-D-alanine ligase, which produces MIALTLAEVAAAVGGTLDGADPDVLVTGPVEVDSRKVSPGGLFAAFVGEHVDGHAYAATAVEAGAVAVLASRPVGVPAVLVDSVVEALGRLARTVVARAESTAVVALTGSAGKTSTKDLIAQLLQRHGETVYPPGSLNNEIGHPMTALRVEAGTRHLVMEMGARHKGDIEYLTSITPPRIGVVLNVGTAHVGEFGSKEAIAEAKGELVEALPVDGAAILNADDRLVRAMASRTKAKVVLFGESPDAHVRATDVRLDATGRPSFTLTTPAGSAPVQLRLYGEHHVSNALAAAAVAVELGMSVDDTAAALGEAGALSRWRMEVVDRADGVTVVNDAYNANPDSMRAALRALVSIGGRGPERRRTWAVLGEMRELGEESLAEHDAIGRLAVRLDVTKLVAVGGREAACMELGARNEGSWGEESVLVSDADAAVELLRSQLRPGDVVLVKASRSVGLEKVAEALLADGAAR; this is translated from the coding sequence GTGATCGCACTGACCCTCGCCGAGGTGGCCGCCGCAGTCGGAGGCACCCTGGACGGCGCGGACCCGGACGTCCTGGTCACCGGCCCGGTCGAGGTCGACTCGCGGAAGGTGAGCCCCGGCGGCCTGTTCGCGGCCTTCGTCGGCGAGCACGTGGACGGCCACGCGTACGCGGCCACCGCGGTCGAGGCCGGCGCCGTCGCGGTGCTGGCCTCCCGCCCGGTCGGCGTGCCCGCCGTCCTGGTCGACAGTGTGGTGGAGGCGCTCGGCAGGCTGGCCCGTACCGTGGTCGCCCGCGCCGAGAGCACCGCCGTGGTCGCGCTGACCGGCTCGGCCGGCAAGACCAGCACCAAGGACCTGATCGCCCAGCTGCTGCAGCGCCACGGCGAGACCGTCTACCCGCCCGGCTCGCTCAACAACGAGATCGGCCACCCGATGACCGCGCTGCGGGTCGAGGCCGGCACCCGGCACCTGGTCATGGAGATGGGTGCCCGGCACAAGGGCGACATCGAGTACCTGACCTCGATCACCCCGCCCCGGATCGGCGTGGTGCTGAACGTCGGCACCGCCCACGTCGGCGAGTTCGGCTCCAAGGAGGCGATCGCCGAGGCCAAGGGCGAACTCGTCGAGGCGCTGCCCGTCGACGGGGCCGCGATCCTCAACGCGGACGACCGGCTGGTGCGCGCGATGGCCTCCCGCACCAAGGCGAAGGTGGTCCTGTTCGGGGAGTCCCCGGACGCCCACGTCCGGGCCACCGACGTTCGCCTGGACGCCACCGGACGGCCATCCTTCACGCTCACCACCCCAGCCGGTTCCGCGCCCGTGCAGCTGCGCCTGTACGGTGAGCACCACGTCTCGAACGCCCTCGCCGCCGCCGCGGTGGCGGTGGAGCTCGGGATGTCCGTCGACGACACCGCCGCAGCCCTGGGCGAGGCGGGTGCGCTGTCCCGCTGGCGCATGGAGGTCGTCGACCGGGCCGATGGTGTCACCGTCGTCAACGACGCCTACAACGCGAACCCCGACTCGATGCGGGCCGCGCTGCGGGCGCTGGTCTCGATCGGGGGGCGCGGCCCGGAGCGCCGCCGCACCTGGGCGGTGCTCGGCGAGATGCGGGAGCTCGGCGAGGAGAGCCTGGCCGAGCACGATGCCATCGGGCGGCTGGCCGTCCGGCTGGACGTCACCAAACTGGTGGCGGTCGGCGGACGCGAGGCGGCCTGCATGGAACTCGGCGCGAGGAACGAAGGTTCGTGGGGTGAGGAGTCGGTGCTGGTGTCCGACGCGGACGCGGCGGTCGAGTTGCTGCGCAGTCAGCTGCGGCCGGGGGATGTGGTCCTGGTGAAGGCGTCCCGTTCGGTGGGGCTGGAGAAGGTGGCCGAGGCGCTCCTGGCGGACGGTGCTGCCCGATGA
- the mraY gene encoding phospho-N-acetylmuramoyl-pentapeptide-transferase, with translation MMKQILISGMIGLILSLVGTPALIKLLARQGYGQYIRDDGPKAHHSKKGTPTMGGIAFILATLIAYFGTKAITGEPPTASGLLVLFLTTGLGLVGFLDDYIKVVKRRSLGLRAKAKLAGQSIVGLVFAILALQFHDDRGLSPASQSLSFVRDFKWSIGPVLFVIFAYFMIAATSNGVNLTDGLDGLATGASVMAFGAYTFIGVWEYGQSCAYFLSATNACYDVRDPLDLAVVAAALMGSCFGFLWWNTSPAKIFMGDTGSLALGGALAGLAICSRTELLLILLGGLFMIITLSVIIQVGSFRMTGKRVFKMAPLQHHFELKGWSEVLVVVRFWIIQGLCVAVGLGLFYAGYRTG, from the coding sequence ATGATGAAGCAGATCCTCATCTCCGGGATGATCGGCCTGATCCTCTCGCTGGTCGGCACGCCCGCCCTGATCAAGCTGCTCGCCCGGCAGGGCTACGGCCAGTACATCCGCGACGACGGGCCGAAGGCGCACCACAGCAAGAAGGGCACGCCCACCATGGGCGGCATCGCCTTCATCCTGGCGACCCTGATCGCGTACTTCGGCACCAAGGCGATAACGGGCGAGCCCCCGACCGCCTCCGGGCTGCTGGTGCTCTTCCTGACCACGGGCCTCGGCCTGGTCGGTTTCCTGGACGACTACATCAAGGTGGTCAAGCGCCGCTCGCTGGGCCTGCGGGCCAAGGCGAAGCTGGCCGGCCAGTCCATCGTCGGCCTCGTCTTCGCCATCCTGGCGCTGCAGTTCCACGACGACCGCGGGCTCAGCCCGGCCTCCCAGTCGCTGTCCTTCGTACGCGACTTCAAGTGGTCGATCGGCCCGGTGCTGTTCGTCATCTTCGCGTACTTCATGATCGCGGCGACCTCGAACGGCGTGAACCTGACGGACGGTCTGGACGGTCTCGCCACCGGCGCCTCGGTGATGGCCTTCGGTGCCTACACCTTCATCGGCGTCTGGGAGTACGGGCAGAGCTGCGCCTACTTCCTCTCCGCCACCAACGCCTGCTACGACGTCCGCGACCCGCTGGACCTCGCGGTGGTCGCCGCCGCTCTGATGGGCTCCTGCTTCGGCTTCCTGTGGTGGAACACCTCGCCCGCCAAGATCTTCATGGGTGACACCGGCTCGCTCGCCCTCGGCGGCGCCCTGGCCGGTCTGGCGATCTGCTCCCGCACCGAGCTGCTGCTGATCCTGCTCGGCGGCCTCTTCATGATCATCACGCTGTCGGTGATCATCCAGGTCGGCTCCTTCCGGATGACCGGCAAGCGCGTCTTCAAGATGGCGCCACTGCAGCACCACTTCGAACTCAAGGGCTGGAGCGAGGTCCTGGTCGTGGTCCGCTTCTGGATCATCCAGGGTCTGTGCGTGGCCGTCGGCCTCGGCCTCTTCTACGCGGGATACCGGACCGGATGA
- the murD gene encoding UDP-N-acetylmuramoyl-L-alanine--D-glutamate ligase: MTNPDFVNLPVVVAGLGVSGISAARVLNGLGARVTVVDGGSGPGLAARAAELEAQGVAVRLGDGASLPEGTELIVTSPGWAPDSPLFAAAEAAGVPVWGDVELAWRLRKPLPGTGEPAPWLAVTGTNGKTTTVQMLASILTAAGQRTAAVGNVGVSVLDAVLAEEPYDVLAVELSSYQLHWAPSLRPYSAAVLNLAPDHLDWHGSMEAYAADKGRIYEGNVVACVYNLADPATEALVMEADVEEGCRAIGFGLGAPSPSNFGVVDGLLVDRAFVEDRAKNAAELGAVEDVNPPAPHNIANALAAAALARAYGVEPKAVREGLRAFRPDAHRIAEVGVVREVTYIDDSKATNTHAAAASLAAYRPIVWIAGGLAKGATFDDLVQGAAERLRAVVLIGEDRALIREALERHAPDVPVIEAAAGQTGAVAMTEVVRTAASLARSGDTVLLAPACASMDMFTNYGERGDLFAAAVRQLADSGE; the protein is encoded by the coding sequence ATGACGAACCCTGACTTTGTGAACCTGCCCGTCGTGGTCGCCGGCCTCGGCGTCTCGGGCATCAGCGCCGCGCGCGTCCTGAACGGGCTCGGCGCCCGGGTCACCGTGGTCGACGGCGGCAGCGGGCCGGGCCTGGCGGCCCGGGCCGCCGAGCTGGAGGCGCAGGGCGTCGCCGTGCGCCTCGGCGACGGCGCCAGCCTGCCCGAGGGCACCGAACTGATCGTCACCTCGCCCGGCTGGGCGCCGGACAGCCCGCTGTTCGCCGCCGCCGAGGCGGCCGGGGTGCCGGTCTGGGGCGACGTCGAGCTCGCCTGGCGGCTGCGCAAGCCGCTGCCGGGCACCGGCGAGCCCGCCCCCTGGCTGGCCGTCACCGGCACCAACGGCAAGACCACCACCGTCCAGATGCTCGCCTCGATCCTCACCGCCGCCGGCCAGCGCACCGCCGCCGTCGGCAACGTCGGGGTCTCGGTGCTGGACGCGGTGCTCGCCGAGGAGCCGTACGACGTCCTCGCCGTCGAGCTCTCCAGCTACCAGCTGCACTGGGCGCCCTCGCTGCGCCCGTACTCGGCGGCGGTGCTCAACCTGGCGCCCGACCACCTCGACTGGCACGGCTCGATGGAGGCGTACGCCGCCGACAAGGGCCGGATCTACGAGGGCAACGTCGTCGCCTGCGTGTACAACCTGGCCGACCCGGCCACCGAGGCGCTGGTCATGGAGGCCGACGTCGAGGAGGGCTGCCGGGCGATCGGCTTCGGCCTCGGCGCGCCGAGCCCGTCGAACTTCGGCGTGGTGGACGGGCTGCTGGTGGACCGGGCCTTCGTCGAGGACCGGGCCAAGAACGCGGCCGAGCTGGGCGCCGTCGAGGACGTCAACCCGCCGGCCCCGCACAACATCGCCAACGCGCTCGCCGCGGCGGCGCTGGCCCGGGCGTACGGCGTCGAGCCGAAGGCCGTCCGCGAGGGCCTGCGGGCCTTCCGCCCGGACGCCCACCGGATCGCCGAGGTCGGCGTGGTCCGCGAGGTCACGTACATCGACGACTCCAAGGCCACCAACACCCACGCCGCGGCCGCCTCGCTGGCCGCCTACCGGCCGATCGTCTGGATCGCCGGGGGCCTGGCCAAGGGCGCGACCTTCGACGACCTGGTCCAGGGCGCGGCCGAGCGGCTGCGCGCGGTCGTGCTGATCGGCGAGGACCGGGCGCTGATCCGGGAGGCGCTGGAGCGACACGCTCCGGATGTGCCGGTGATCGAGGCGGCCGCGGGCCAGACTGGCGCGGTGGCGATGACCGAGGTGGTCCGCACGGCCGCGTCGCTCGCCCGATCAGGTGACACGGTGCTGCTGGCTCCGGCCTGCGCCTCGATGGACATGTTCACCAACTACGGCGAGCGCGGCGACCTGTTCGCCGCGGCCGTCCGGCAGCTGGCGGACTCCGGGGAGTAG
- the ftsW gene encoding putative lipid II flippase FtsW, giving the protein MGKQDAAEPWRVISATTTKYKSAGPLARVQALRARVRYWLDRPLTPYLLVVGSTLLLVVLGLMMVFSASQILALNQHHAAQYYFLKQLVAAILGLVLLIGFASVPVAVLRVIVYPVMIGVIGALTLVAVPGIGVRINGNQNWLDFGFFQFQPSEFAKLALVLWGADLLARKQKAGTLNSWKHLLVPLVPGALLLLALIMFGGDMGTSMILVAMVFALLWMVGAPLRLFVATLGVAVVVCTALVVTVPHRAERLGCIGVTKLDPEGACFQALHGVFAFANGGGFGTGLGAGVEKWGQLPEAHTDFIFAATGEELGLVGTLSVIGLFAALGYAGIRVAIGTKDPFVRYAAGAATTWIMAQAMINLGSALGLLPIAGVPLPLFSYGGSAMLSAMSAIGVLLCLARSTSGAKAALAARSKNSRIRKRLARVLPRRRTTARPAPGPARRER; this is encoded by the coding sequence ATGGGGAAGCAGGACGCCGCCGAGCCGTGGCGAGTGATCTCCGCCACCACGACCAAGTACAAGTCGGCCGGTCCGCTGGCCCGCGTCCAGGCCCTCCGGGCCCGGGTGCGGTACTGGCTGGACCGGCCGCTCACGCCGTACCTGCTGGTCGTCGGCAGCACGCTGCTGCTGGTCGTGCTCGGGCTGATGATGGTCTTCTCGGCCTCGCAGATCCTCGCCCTGAACCAGCACCACGCCGCCCAGTACTACTTCCTCAAGCAGCTGGTCGCGGCCATCCTCGGCCTCGTCCTGCTGATCGGCTTCGCCTCCGTGCCCGTCGCGGTGCTGCGGGTGATCGTCTACCCGGTGATGATCGGGGTGATCGGCGCGCTCACCCTGGTCGCCGTGCCCGGCATCGGGGTGCGGATCAACGGCAACCAGAACTGGCTGGATTTCGGCTTCTTCCAGTTCCAGCCTTCCGAGTTCGCCAAGCTCGCGCTGGTGCTCTGGGGGGCCGACCTGCTCGCCCGCAAGCAGAAGGCGGGCACCCTGAACTCGTGGAAGCACCTGCTGGTGCCGCTGGTGCCGGGCGCCCTGCTGCTGCTCGCGCTGATCATGTTCGGCGGCGACATGGGCACCTCGATGATCCTGGTGGCCATGGTGTTCGCGCTGCTCTGGATGGTCGGCGCACCGCTGCGGCTGTTCGTGGCCACCCTCGGGGTGGCGGTGGTGGTCTGCACCGCCCTGGTCGTCACCGTCCCCCACCGGGCGGAGCGCCTCGGTTGCATCGGCGTCACCAAGCTCGACCCGGAGGGCGCCTGCTTCCAGGCCCTGCACGGCGTCTTCGCGTTCGCGAACGGCGGCGGCTTCGGTACCGGCCTGGGCGCCGGCGTGGAGAAATGGGGCCAGCTGCCCGAGGCGCACACCGACTTCATCTTCGCCGCGACCGGCGAGGAACTGGGCCTGGTGGGGACGCTGTCGGTGATCGGTCTCTTCGCGGCACTAGGCTACGCGGGTATCCGTGTGGCCATCGGCACGAAGGATCCCTTCGTCAGGTACGCCGCGGGAGCCGCCACCACCTGGATCATGGCGCAGGCCATGATCAACCTGGGGTCGGCGCTGGGACTGCTGCCCATCGCGGGCGTCCCGCTCCCGCTGTTCTCCTACGGCGGTTCCGCCATGCTGTCGGCCATGTCCGCGATCGGTGTGCTGCTGTGCCTGGCACGCAGCACCTCGGGCGCGAAGGCGGCCCTGGCCGCCCGGAGCAAGAACTCCCGGATCAGGAAGCGACTGGCCCGGGTGCTGCCACGACGACGAACCACAGCGCGCCCGGCCCCCGGGCCGGCACGCAGGGAGCGGTGA
- the murG gene encoding undecaprenyldiphospho-muramoylpentapeptide beta-N-acetylglucosaminyltransferase gives MHVVLAGGGTAGHIEPAMALADALRRHDPSIGITALGTERGLETRLVPERGYQLELIPAVPLPRKPTPELITVPGRLRGTVRAAQEIIERVNADAVVGFGGYVAMPAYLAAKRAGVPIVVHEANARPGLANKIGARYSDFVAVSTPDSKLRDSRYIGIPLRRTIATLDRNAARPEARQYFGLDQRLPTLLVSGGSQGARRLNEVVTAIAPRLQQYGVQILHAVGPKNELPQVADVPGMPPYRPVPYLDRMDLAYAAADMMLCRAGAMTVAELAAVGLPAAFVPLPIGNGEQRLNAQPMVKAGGGLLVDDAELTPDWVLQNVLPVLTDPQRLWDMSRAAAEFGRRDADDLLVGMVYEAIQAHRGGRRRG, from the coding sequence GTGCATGTCGTACTCGCCGGCGGGGGGACCGCCGGTCACATCGAGCCGGCCATGGCCCTCGCGGACGCACTCCGCAGGCACGACCCGTCCATCGGGATCACCGCCCTGGGCACCGAGCGCGGTCTGGAGACCCGACTGGTACCCGAGCGCGGCTACCAGCTGGAGCTCATCCCGGCCGTTCCGCTGCCCCGCAAGCCCACCCCGGAGCTGATCACCGTCCCCGGCCGGCTGCGCGGCACCGTCCGGGCCGCTCAGGAGATCATCGAGCGGGTCAACGCGGACGCCGTGGTCGGCTTCGGCGGCTACGTCGCGATGCCCGCCTACCTGGCCGCCAAGCGGGCCGGCGTGCCGATCGTGGTGCACGAGGCGAACGCCCGCCCCGGGCTGGCGAACAAGATCGGCGCCCGCTACAGCGACTTCGTGGCCGTCTCCACGCCCGACAGCAAGCTGCGCGACTCCCGCTACATCGGCATCCCGCTGCGCCGGACCATCGCCACCCTGGACCGCAACGCGGCCCGCCCGGAGGCCCGGCAGTACTTCGGCCTCGACCAGCGGCTGCCGACCCTGCTGGTCTCCGGCGGCTCCCAGGGCGCGCGCCGGCTCAACGAGGTGGTCACCGCGATCGCTCCGCGGCTCCAGCAGTACGGCGTGCAGATCCTGCACGCGGTCGGCCCGAAGAACGAGCTGCCGCAGGTCGCGGACGTCCCCGGGATGCCGCCGTACCGCCCGGTGCCGTACCTGGACCGGATGGACCTCGCGTACGCGGCGGCCGACATGATGCTCTGCCGGGCCGGCGCCATGACGGTGGCCGAGCTGGCGGCCGTCGGCCTGCCCGCCGCCTTCGTGCCGCTGCCGATCGGCAACGGCGAGCAGCGGCTGAACGCCCAGCCGATGGTCAAGGCCGGCGGCGGCCTGCTGGTGGACGACGCCGAGCTGACCCCGGACTGGGTGCTGCAGAACGTGCTGCCGGTGCTCACCGACCCGCAGCGGCTGTGGGACATGAGCCGGGCGGCCGCCGAGTTCGGCCGCCGGGACGCCGACGACCTGCTGGTCGGCATGGTCTACGAGGCCATCCAGGCTCACCGCGGCGGTCGCCGCCGTGGCTGA